Proteins from a genomic interval of Ictalurus furcatus strain D&B chromosome 2, Billie_1.0, whole genome shotgun sequence:
- the plekhh3 gene encoding pleckstrin homology domain-containing family H member 3 isoform X2, with product MPLRGVCWWLCCTRGFRLLGREHGGREEEEEEEEEEESFELRNKEECTRRRAPGQLEVTLSQPARSANGTPSLSGVSEDKLINEGKVKMEDDPEVLVKGWLLREVQAGWIRYRRFWFTLTADSLECYNGPEKDARTVGMLVLTSLCSVLWPDKHTYKQTGYWSLTVFGRKHCYKLFTKHFNEAVHWACAVQKVIDSKAPVETPTQLLVRDIEENKFNPEVVEHIYQHNPILTYTQSPLYAPLLPFPYGSLDHLHLGGKGYVSVREEAVRLFNCVQQLESEREPVPLIQGVLQTCLDLRPLRDELYCQLIKQTSIAHTRTHTDTQTQSGARLRYWQLLTCASCTFLPSSPVLRYLRFHLKRVQSVCVDLEVESYASFIAQALEKTRCRECVPSWEEIQGLMTRQEMVCTVQYPGPGCCRIPISSHTTANEVVRKVAEHLGLQHSRNTFALFEQKDSWERVIGGGTIIADVITSLSAKESDLECQWRLCFKLYCLLDTDSISTDSIEYLFLYEQCHEMVVRGQLPVCEDDLLSLAALRLQALLGDYGSLAPYPALEQLYPARALENRALLPPAEAPGCPPFPAGLLGALWGQKRRDGQEQRQRARLRDEATALSTSIMERWKSLSGYSRADSMAAYLAIARQWPGFGCTLYEVDFYMSSSGSFSQRLWLGVAASCVSLYRPGEAEALESLPITQICSYGVSDSNTFTITATDRHLLFHTSELTEIMQLMNAYFSATRRQLAKDDCITMETGSKLRPSLLELPSHPV from the exons ccTGTCAGGTGTGTCGGAGGACAAACTGATAAACGAGGGGAAAGTGAAGATGGAAGACGACCCGGAGGTCCTCGTTAAGG gctGGCTGCTGCGTGAGGTGCAGGCCGGTTGGATCCGATACAGGAGGTTCTGGTTCACTCTGACCGCAGACTCTCTGGAGTGTTACAACGGCCCTGAGAAAGACGCTCGCACCGTGGGCATGCTGGTGCTCACCTCGCTCTGCTCCGTCCTCTGGCCCGACAAACACACCTACAAACagacag gttactGGAGTTTGACTGTGTTCGGGCGAAAGCACTGCTACAAGCTCTTCACGAAACACTTTAACGAGGCGGTGCACTGGGCGTGTGCGGTACAGAAGGTCATCGACAGCAAAGCGCCAGTGGAGACGCCGACTCAGCTCCTCGTCCGCGACATAGAG gagAACAAGTTTAACCCCGAGGTGGTGGAACATATCTATCAACACAATCCCATCCTGACGTACACACAGAGTCCTCTCTACGCTCCTCTGCTACCCTTCCCGTACGGCAGCCTGGACCACTTAc atctAGGTGGTAAAGGCTACGTGTCTGTGCGAGAGGAAGCCGTCAGACTGTTTAACTGCGTGCAGCAGCTGGAGTCGGAGCGAGAGCCCGTCCCTCTGATCCAGGGCGTCCTGCAAACCTGCCTCGACCTCCGACCCCTGAGGGACGAGCTCTACTGCCAGCTCATCAAACAGACCAGCATcgcgcacacgcgcacgcacacggACACGCAGACGCAGAGCGGAGCCCGGCTGCGCTACTGGCAGCTGCTGACCTGCGCCAGCTGCACCTTCCTGCCCAGCAGCCCCGTGCTCCGATACCTGCGCTTCCACCTCAAGag ggtgcagagtgtgtgtgtggacttggAGGTGGAGAGCTACGCCTCGTTCATCGCCCAGGCTCTGGAGAAAACACGCTGCCGTGAGTGTGTGCCGTCCTGGGAGGAGATCCAGGGCCTGATGACGCGACAGGAGATGGTGTGTACTGTCCAGTACCCCGGGCCAGGCTGCTGCAGGATTCCCATCAGCTCACACACTACTGCTAacgag GTGGTGAGGAAGGTGGCGGAGCATCTCGGCCTGCAGCACAGCCGCAACACCTTCGCTCTCTTCGAGCAGAAAGACTCCTGGGAAAGGGTGATCGGGGGCGGCACCATCATCGCCGATGTCATCACCAG tctgtcaGCGAAGGAGTCAGACCTGGAGTGTCAGTGGAGGCTGTGCTTTAAACTCTACTGCCTTCTGGACACAGACAGCATCAGCACAGACAGCATCGAGTACCTGTTCCTCTACGAgcag tgccaTGAGATGGTGGTGCGAGGTCAGCTACCCGTGTGTGAGGACGACCTGCTGTCTCTAGCCGCTCTCAGGCTGCAGGCGCTGCTCGGTGATTACGGATCGTTGGCTCCGTACCCGGCGCTCGAGCAGCTGTACCCGGCGCGCGCGCTGGAGAACCGGGCGCTGCTTCCTCCTGCCGAGGCTCCCGGGTGTCCCCCGTTCCCCGCCGGACTCCTAGGAGCGCTGTGGGGTCAGAAGCGGCGCGACGGACAGGAGCAGCGACAGCGTGCCAGGTTGCGAGACGAGGCCACGGCTCTGTCGACCAGCATCATGGAGCGGTGGAAGTCTCTGTCCGGGTACAGCCGCGCAGACAGCATGGCCGCCTACCTCGCCATCGCACGCCAGTGGCCAGGCTTCGGGTGTACGCTCTACGAAGTGGACTTCTATATG AGTTCGAGCGGAAGCTTCTCTCAGCGTCTGTGGCTGGGCGTAGCCGCTTCCTGCGTGTCTCTGTATCGCCCGGGCGAGGCCGAGGCGCTCGAGTCGCTCCCCATCACGCAGATCTGCTCGTACGGCGTCTCCGACAGCAACACCTTCACCATCACCGCCACCGACCGCCACCTCCTGTTTCACACCTCAGAG ctgacTGAGATCATGCAGCTGATGAATGCCTACTTCAGTGCCACCCGACGCCAGCTGGCCAAGGACGACTGCATCACCATGGAAACCGGCTCGAAGCTCCGCCCCTCCCTGCTGGAACTGCCCTCTCACCCGGTTTGA
- the plekhh3 gene encoding pleckstrin homology domain-containing family H member 3 isoform X1 → MPLRGVCWWLCCTRGFRLLGREHGGREEEEEEEEEEESFELRNKEECTRRRAPGQLEVTLSQPARSANGTPSLSGVSEDKLINEGKVKMEDDPEVLVKGWLLREVQAGWIRYRRFWFTLTADSLECYNGPEKDARTVGMLVLTSLCSVLWPDKHTYKQTGYWSLTVFGRKHCYKLFTKHFNEAVHWACAVQKVIDSKAPVETPTQLLVRDIEENKFNPEVVEHIYQHNPILTYTQSPLYAPLLPFPYGSLDHLHLGGKGYVSVREEAVRLFNCVQQLESEREPVPLIQGVLQTCLDLRPLRDELYCQLIKQTSIAHTRTHTDTQTQSGARLRYWQLLTCASCTFLPSSPVLRYLRFHLKRVQSVCVDLEVESYASFIAQALEKTRCRECVPSWEEIQGLMTRQEMVCTVQYPGPGCCRIPISSHTTANEVVRKVAEHLGLQHSRNTFALFEQKDSWERVIGGGTIIADVITRFENLSAKESDLECQWRLCFKLYCLLDTDSISTDSIEYLFLYEQCHEMVVRGQLPVCEDDLLSLAALRLQALLGDYGSLAPYPALEQLYPARALENRALLPPAEAPGCPPFPAGLLGALWGQKRRDGQEQRQRARLRDEATALSTSIMERWKSLSGYSRADSMAAYLAIARQWPGFGCTLYEVDFYMSSSGSFSQRLWLGVAASCVSLYRPGEAEALESLPITQICSYGVSDSNTFTITATDRHLLFHTSELTEIMQLMNAYFSATRRQLAKDDCITMETGSKLRPSLLELPSHPV, encoded by the exons ccTGTCAGGTGTGTCGGAGGACAAACTGATAAACGAGGGGAAAGTGAAGATGGAAGACGACCCGGAGGTCCTCGTTAAGG gctGGCTGCTGCGTGAGGTGCAGGCCGGTTGGATCCGATACAGGAGGTTCTGGTTCACTCTGACCGCAGACTCTCTGGAGTGTTACAACGGCCCTGAGAAAGACGCTCGCACCGTGGGCATGCTGGTGCTCACCTCGCTCTGCTCCGTCCTCTGGCCCGACAAACACACCTACAAACagacag gttactGGAGTTTGACTGTGTTCGGGCGAAAGCACTGCTACAAGCTCTTCACGAAACACTTTAACGAGGCGGTGCACTGGGCGTGTGCGGTACAGAAGGTCATCGACAGCAAAGCGCCAGTGGAGACGCCGACTCAGCTCCTCGTCCGCGACATAGAG gagAACAAGTTTAACCCCGAGGTGGTGGAACATATCTATCAACACAATCCCATCCTGACGTACACACAGAGTCCTCTCTACGCTCCTCTGCTACCCTTCCCGTACGGCAGCCTGGACCACTTAc atctAGGTGGTAAAGGCTACGTGTCTGTGCGAGAGGAAGCCGTCAGACTGTTTAACTGCGTGCAGCAGCTGGAGTCGGAGCGAGAGCCCGTCCCTCTGATCCAGGGCGTCCTGCAAACCTGCCTCGACCTCCGACCCCTGAGGGACGAGCTCTACTGCCAGCTCATCAAACAGACCAGCATcgcgcacacgcgcacgcacacggACACGCAGACGCAGAGCGGAGCCCGGCTGCGCTACTGGCAGCTGCTGACCTGCGCCAGCTGCACCTTCCTGCCCAGCAGCCCCGTGCTCCGATACCTGCGCTTCCACCTCAAGag ggtgcagagtgtgtgtgtggacttggAGGTGGAGAGCTACGCCTCGTTCATCGCCCAGGCTCTGGAGAAAACACGCTGCCGTGAGTGTGTGCCGTCCTGGGAGGAGATCCAGGGCCTGATGACGCGACAGGAGATGGTGTGTACTGTCCAGTACCCCGGGCCAGGCTGCTGCAGGATTCCCATCAGCTCACACACTACTGCTAacgag GTGGTGAGGAAGGTGGCGGAGCATCTCGGCCTGCAGCACAGCCGCAACACCTTCGCTCTCTTCGAGCAGAAAGACTCCTGGGAAAGGGTGATCGGGGGCGGCACCATCATCGCCGATGTCATCACCAGGTTTGAAAA tctgtcaGCGAAGGAGTCAGACCTGGAGTGTCAGTGGAGGCTGTGCTTTAAACTCTACTGCCTTCTGGACACAGACAGCATCAGCACAGACAGCATCGAGTACCTGTTCCTCTACGAgcag tgccaTGAGATGGTGGTGCGAGGTCAGCTACCCGTGTGTGAGGACGACCTGCTGTCTCTAGCCGCTCTCAGGCTGCAGGCGCTGCTCGGTGATTACGGATCGTTGGCTCCGTACCCGGCGCTCGAGCAGCTGTACCCGGCGCGCGCGCTGGAGAACCGGGCGCTGCTTCCTCCTGCCGAGGCTCCCGGGTGTCCCCCGTTCCCCGCCGGACTCCTAGGAGCGCTGTGGGGTCAGAAGCGGCGCGACGGACAGGAGCAGCGACAGCGTGCCAGGTTGCGAGACGAGGCCACGGCTCTGTCGACCAGCATCATGGAGCGGTGGAAGTCTCTGTCCGGGTACAGCCGCGCAGACAGCATGGCCGCCTACCTCGCCATCGCACGCCAGTGGCCAGGCTTCGGGTGTACGCTCTACGAAGTGGACTTCTATATG AGTTCGAGCGGAAGCTTCTCTCAGCGTCTGTGGCTGGGCGTAGCCGCTTCCTGCGTGTCTCTGTATCGCCCGGGCGAGGCCGAGGCGCTCGAGTCGCTCCCCATCACGCAGATCTGCTCGTACGGCGTCTCCGACAGCAACACCTTCACCATCACCGCCACCGACCGCCACCTCCTGTTTCACACCTCAGAG ctgacTGAGATCATGCAGCTGATGAATGCCTACTTCAGTGCCACCCGACGCCAGCTGGCCAAGGACGACTGCATCACCATGGAAACCGGCTCGAAGCTCCGCCCCTCCCTGCTGGAACTGCCCTCTCACCCGGTTTGA
- the plekhh3 gene encoding pleckstrin homology domain-containing family H member 3 isoform X3: MEGEKRRRRKRRRKSRSSCAIRRSARAAARRLSGVSEDKLINEGKVKMEDDPEVLVKGWLLREVQAGWIRYRRFWFTLTADSLECYNGPEKDARTVGMLVLTSLCSVLWPDKHTYKQTGYWSLTVFGRKHCYKLFTKHFNEAVHWACAVQKVIDSKAPVETPTQLLVRDIEENKFNPEVVEHIYQHNPILTYTQSPLYAPLLPFPYGSLDHLHLGGKGYVSVREEAVRLFNCVQQLESEREPVPLIQGVLQTCLDLRPLRDELYCQLIKQTSIAHTRTHTDTQTQSGARLRYWQLLTCASCTFLPSSPVLRYLRFHLKRVQSVCVDLEVESYASFIAQALEKTRCRECVPSWEEIQGLMTRQEMVCTVQYPGPGCCRIPISSHTTANEVVRKVAEHLGLQHSRNTFALFEQKDSWERVIGGGTIIADVITRFENLSAKESDLECQWRLCFKLYCLLDTDSISTDSIEYLFLYEQCHEMVVRGQLPVCEDDLLSLAALRLQALLGDYGSLAPYPALEQLYPARALENRALLPPAEAPGCPPFPAGLLGALWGQKRRDGQEQRQRARLRDEATALSTSIMERWKSLSGYSRADSMAAYLAIARQWPGFGCTLYEVDFYMSSSGSFSQRLWLGVAASCVSLYRPGEAEALESLPITQICSYGVSDSNTFTITATDRHLLFHTSELTEIMQLMNAYFSATRRQLAKDDCITMETGSKLRPSLLELPSHPV; this comes from the exons ccTGTCAGGTGTGTCGGAGGACAAACTGATAAACGAGGGGAAAGTGAAGATGGAAGACGACCCGGAGGTCCTCGTTAAGG gctGGCTGCTGCGTGAGGTGCAGGCCGGTTGGATCCGATACAGGAGGTTCTGGTTCACTCTGACCGCAGACTCTCTGGAGTGTTACAACGGCCCTGAGAAAGACGCTCGCACCGTGGGCATGCTGGTGCTCACCTCGCTCTGCTCCGTCCTCTGGCCCGACAAACACACCTACAAACagacag gttactGGAGTTTGACTGTGTTCGGGCGAAAGCACTGCTACAAGCTCTTCACGAAACACTTTAACGAGGCGGTGCACTGGGCGTGTGCGGTACAGAAGGTCATCGACAGCAAAGCGCCAGTGGAGACGCCGACTCAGCTCCTCGTCCGCGACATAGAG gagAACAAGTTTAACCCCGAGGTGGTGGAACATATCTATCAACACAATCCCATCCTGACGTACACACAGAGTCCTCTCTACGCTCCTCTGCTACCCTTCCCGTACGGCAGCCTGGACCACTTAc atctAGGTGGTAAAGGCTACGTGTCTGTGCGAGAGGAAGCCGTCAGACTGTTTAACTGCGTGCAGCAGCTGGAGTCGGAGCGAGAGCCCGTCCCTCTGATCCAGGGCGTCCTGCAAACCTGCCTCGACCTCCGACCCCTGAGGGACGAGCTCTACTGCCAGCTCATCAAACAGACCAGCATcgcgcacacgcgcacgcacacggACACGCAGACGCAGAGCGGAGCCCGGCTGCGCTACTGGCAGCTGCTGACCTGCGCCAGCTGCACCTTCCTGCCCAGCAGCCCCGTGCTCCGATACCTGCGCTTCCACCTCAAGag ggtgcagagtgtgtgtgtggacttggAGGTGGAGAGCTACGCCTCGTTCATCGCCCAGGCTCTGGAGAAAACACGCTGCCGTGAGTGTGTGCCGTCCTGGGAGGAGATCCAGGGCCTGATGACGCGACAGGAGATGGTGTGTACTGTCCAGTACCCCGGGCCAGGCTGCTGCAGGATTCCCATCAGCTCACACACTACTGCTAacgag GTGGTGAGGAAGGTGGCGGAGCATCTCGGCCTGCAGCACAGCCGCAACACCTTCGCTCTCTTCGAGCAGAAAGACTCCTGGGAAAGGGTGATCGGGGGCGGCACCATCATCGCCGATGTCATCACCAGGTTTGAAAA tctgtcaGCGAAGGAGTCAGACCTGGAGTGTCAGTGGAGGCTGTGCTTTAAACTCTACTGCCTTCTGGACACAGACAGCATCAGCACAGACAGCATCGAGTACCTGTTCCTCTACGAgcag tgccaTGAGATGGTGGTGCGAGGTCAGCTACCCGTGTGTGAGGACGACCTGCTGTCTCTAGCCGCTCTCAGGCTGCAGGCGCTGCTCGGTGATTACGGATCGTTGGCTCCGTACCCGGCGCTCGAGCAGCTGTACCCGGCGCGCGCGCTGGAGAACCGGGCGCTGCTTCCTCCTGCCGAGGCTCCCGGGTGTCCCCCGTTCCCCGCCGGACTCCTAGGAGCGCTGTGGGGTCAGAAGCGGCGCGACGGACAGGAGCAGCGACAGCGTGCCAGGTTGCGAGACGAGGCCACGGCTCTGTCGACCAGCATCATGGAGCGGTGGAAGTCTCTGTCCGGGTACAGCCGCGCAGACAGCATGGCCGCCTACCTCGCCATCGCACGCCAGTGGCCAGGCTTCGGGTGTACGCTCTACGAAGTGGACTTCTATATG AGTTCGAGCGGAAGCTTCTCTCAGCGTCTGTGGCTGGGCGTAGCCGCTTCCTGCGTGTCTCTGTATCGCCCGGGCGAGGCCGAGGCGCTCGAGTCGCTCCCCATCACGCAGATCTGCTCGTACGGCGTCTCCGACAGCAACACCTTCACCATCACCGCCACCGACCGCCACCTCCTGTTTCACACCTCAGAG ctgacTGAGATCATGCAGCTGATGAATGCCTACTTCAGTGCCACCCGACGCCAGCTGGCCAAGGACGACTGCATCACCATGGAAACCGGCTCGAAGCTCCGCCCCTCCCTGCTGGAACTGCCCTCTCACCCGGTTTGA
- the plekhh3 gene encoding pleckstrin homology domain-containing family H member 3 isoform X4 yields the protein MEDDPEVLVKGWLLREVQAGWIRYRRFWFTLTADSLECYNGPEKDARTVGMLVLTSLCSVLWPDKHTYKQTGYWSLTVFGRKHCYKLFTKHFNEAVHWACAVQKVIDSKAPVETPTQLLVRDIEENKFNPEVVEHIYQHNPILTYTQSPLYAPLLPFPYGSLDHLHLGGKGYVSVREEAVRLFNCVQQLESEREPVPLIQGVLQTCLDLRPLRDELYCQLIKQTSIAHTRTHTDTQTQSGARLRYWQLLTCASCTFLPSSPVLRYLRFHLKRVQSVCVDLEVESYASFIAQALEKTRCRECVPSWEEIQGLMTRQEMVCTVQYPGPGCCRIPISSHTTANEVVRKVAEHLGLQHSRNTFALFEQKDSWERVIGGGTIIADVITRFENLSAKESDLECQWRLCFKLYCLLDTDSISTDSIEYLFLYEQCHEMVVRGQLPVCEDDLLSLAALRLQALLGDYGSLAPYPALEQLYPARALENRALLPPAEAPGCPPFPAGLLGALWGQKRRDGQEQRQRARLRDEATALSTSIMERWKSLSGYSRADSMAAYLAIARQWPGFGCTLYEVDFYMSSSGSFSQRLWLGVAASCVSLYRPGEAEALESLPITQICSYGVSDSNTFTITATDRHLLFHTSELTEIMQLMNAYFSATRRQLAKDDCITMETGSKLRPSLLELPSHPV from the exons ATGGAAGACGACCCGGAGGTCCTCGTTAAGG gctGGCTGCTGCGTGAGGTGCAGGCCGGTTGGATCCGATACAGGAGGTTCTGGTTCACTCTGACCGCAGACTCTCTGGAGTGTTACAACGGCCCTGAGAAAGACGCTCGCACCGTGGGCATGCTGGTGCTCACCTCGCTCTGCTCCGTCCTCTGGCCCGACAAACACACCTACAAACagacag gttactGGAGTTTGACTGTGTTCGGGCGAAAGCACTGCTACAAGCTCTTCACGAAACACTTTAACGAGGCGGTGCACTGGGCGTGTGCGGTACAGAAGGTCATCGACAGCAAAGCGCCAGTGGAGACGCCGACTCAGCTCCTCGTCCGCGACATAGAG gagAACAAGTTTAACCCCGAGGTGGTGGAACATATCTATCAACACAATCCCATCCTGACGTACACACAGAGTCCTCTCTACGCTCCTCTGCTACCCTTCCCGTACGGCAGCCTGGACCACTTAc atctAGGTGGTAAAGGCTACGTGTCTGTGCGAGAGGAAGCCGTCAGACTGTTTAACTGCGTGCAGCAGCTGGAGTCGGAGCGAGAGCCCGTCCCTCTGATCCAGGGCGTCCTGCAAACCTGCCTCGACCTCCGACCCCTGAGGGACGAGCTCTACTGCCAGCTCATCAAACAGACCAGCATcgcgcacacgcgcacgcacacggACACGCAGACGCAGAGCGGAGCCCGGCTGCGCTACTGGCAGCTGCTGACCTGCGCCAGCTGCACCTTCCTGCCCAGCAGCCCCGTGCTCCGATACCTGCGCTTCCACCTCAAGag ggtgcagagtgtgtgtgtggacttggAGGTGGAGAGCTACGCCTCGTTCATCGCCCAGGCTCTGGAGAAAACACGCTGCCGTGAGTGTGTGCCGTCCTGGGAGGAGATCCAGGGCCTGATGACGCGACAGGAGATGGTGTGTACTGTCCAGTACCCCGGGCCAGGCTGCTGCAGGATTCCCATCAGCTCACACACTACTGCTAacgag GTGGTGAGGAAGGTGGCGGAGCATCTCGGCCTGCAGCACAGCCGCAACACCTTCGCTCTCTTCGAGCAGAAAGACTCCTGGGAAAGGGTGATCGGGGGCGGCACCATCATCGCCGATGTCATCACCAGGTTTGAAAA tctgtcaGCGAAGGAGTCAGACCTGGAGTGTCAGTGGAGGCTGTGCTTTAAACTCTACTGCCTTCTGGACACAGACAGCATCAGCACAGACAGCATCGAGTACCTGTTCCTCTACGAgcag tgccaTGAGATGGTGGTGCGAGGTCAGCTACCCGTGTGTGAGGACGACCTGCTGTCTCTAGCCGCTCTCAGGCTGCAGGCGCTGCTCGGTGATTACGGATCGTTGGCTCCGTACCCGGCGCTCGAGCAGCTGTACCCGGCGCGCGCGCTGGAGAACCGGGCGCTGCTTCCTCCTGCCGAGGCTCCCGGGTGTCCCCCGTTCCCCGCCGGACTCCTAGGAGCGCTGTGGGGTCAGAAGCGGCGCGACGGACAGGAGCAGCGACAGCGTGCCAGGTTGCGAGACGAGGCCACGGCTCTGTCGACCAGCATCATGGAGCGGTGGAAGTCTCTGTCCGGGTACAGCCGCGCAGACAGCATGGCCGCCTACCTCGCCATCGCACGCCAGTGGCCAGGCTTCGGGTGTACGCTCTACGAAGTGGACTTCTATATG AGTTCGAGCGGAAGCTTCTCTCAGCGTCTGTGGCTGGGCGTAGCCGCTTCCTGCGTGTCTCTGTATCGCCCGGGCGAGGCCGAGGCGCTCGAGTCGCTCCCCATCACGCAGATCTGCTCGTACGGCGTCTCCGACAGCAACACCTTCACCATCACCGCCACCGACCGCCACCTCCTGTTTCACACCTCAGAG ctgacTGAGATCATGCAGCTGATGAATGCCTACTTCAGTGCCACCCGACGCCAGCTGGCCAAGGACGACTGCATCACCATGGAAACCGGCTCGAAGCTCCGCCCCTCCCTGCTGGAACTGCCCTCTCACCCGGTTTGA
- the tubg1 gene encoding tubulin gamma-1 chain, which produces MPREIITLQLGQCGNQIGFEFWKQLCAEHGISPEGIVEEFATEGTDRKDVFFYQADDEHYIPRAVLLDLEPRVIHTILNSPYANLYNPENIYLSEHGGGAGNNWASGFSQGEKIHEDIFDIIDREADGSDSLEGFVLCHSIAGGTGSGLGSYLLEKLNDRYPKKLVQTYSVFPNQDEMSDVVVQPYNSLLTLKRLTQNADCVVVLDNTALNRIATDRLHIQNPSFSQINQLVSTIMSASTTTLRYPGYMNNDLIGLIASLIPTPRLHFLMTGYTPLTTDQSVASVRKTTVLDVMRRLLQPKNVMVSTGRDRQTNHCYIAILNIIQGEVDPTQVHKSLQRIRERKLANFIPWGPASIQVALSRKSPYLPSAHRVSGLMMANHTSISSLFERTCRQYDKLRKREAFLEQFRKEDMFKDNFDELDDSREVVQHLIDEYSAATRPDYISWGTQEQ; this is translated from the exons TTGGTTTCGAGTTTTGGAAACAGCTGTGTGCTGAGCACGGAATCAGCCCTGAGGGCATCGTGGAGGAATTCGCCACTGAGGGCACGGACCGGAAAGATGTGTTCTTCTATCAG GCGGACGACGAGCACTACATCCCCCGAGCCGTGCTCCTGGACCTGGAGCCCCGAGTCATCCACACCATCCTGAACTCGCCCTACGCGAACCTGTACAACCCCGAGAACATCTACCTCTCCGAGCACGGAGGAGGAGCAGGAAATAACTGGGCCAGCGGCTTCTCTCAG GGCGAGAAGATCCACGAGGACATCTTTGACATCATCGATAGAGAAGCAGACGGCAGTGACAGTCTGGAG GGATTTGTGCTATGTCACTCCATCGCTGGAGGCACAGGGTCCGGTCTCGGCTCCTACCTGTTGGAAAAACTCAATGACAG atATCCTAAGAAGCTGGTGCAGACGTACTCGGTGTTTCCTAACCAGGATGAGATGAGTGATGTGGTGGTGCAGCCCTACAACTCTCTGCTCACCCTCAAGAGACTGACCCAGAACGCAGACTGTGTg gtggtgCTGGATAACACGGCCCTGAACAGGATCGCCACGGACAGACTGCACATCCAGAACCCCTCGTTCTCTCAGATCAACCAACTG GTCTCCACCATCATGTCGGCCAGCACGACGACGCTGCGTTACCCTGGATACATGAACAACGATCTGATCGGTCTGATTGCGTCGCTCATCCCCACTCCCCGCCTCCACTTTCTCATGACCGGTTACACGCCGCTGACTACCGACCAGTCA GTAGCGAGCGTGAGGAAGACGACAGTCCTGGACGTGATGAGGAGACTCCTGCAGCCCAAGAACGTCATGGTGTCCACGGGCCGAGACCGTCAGACCAACCACTGTTACATCGCCATCCTCAACATCATCCAGGGAGAGGTGGATCctacacag GTCCACAAAAGCCTCCAGAGAATCCGAGAGAGGAAGTTGGCTAATTTTATCCCGTGGGGTCCTGCTAGCATCCAGGTAGCGCTCTCGCGCAAGTCCCCGTACCTGCCGTCGGCTCACCGCGTCAGCGGCCTCATGATGGCCAATCACACCAGCATCTCCTCG CTGTTCGAGAGGACGTGCCGTCAGTACGACAAGCTGCGCAAGCGCGAGGCGTTCCTCGAGCAGTTCCGCAAGGAGGACATGTTCAAGGACAACTTCGACGAGCTGGACGACTCGCGCGAGGTGGTGCAGCACCTGATCGACGAGTACAGCGCCGCCACACGGCCCGACTACATCTCCTGGGGCACACAGgagcagtaa